Proteins from one Patescibacteria group bacterium genomic window:
- a CDS encoding peroxiredoxin, translating into MAEITPKTPTRVPQVIFKTRVRDESVGGDNPYRWQDVTSDELFKGKKIVVFSLPGAFTPTCSATHLPGYEKSYDEFRQLGVDEVYCVSVNDAFVMNQWGKHQKAEKVRLIPDGSGEFTRQMGMLVKKDDLGFGERSWRYSMYVEDGEIKEIFAEAGFTDNCPTDPFEVSDAETMLKYLRGRK; encoded by the coding sequence ATGGCAGAAATCACACCAAAAACACCAACACGCGTACCACAGGTAATCTTTAAAACTCGCGTACGCGACGAGTCAGTAGGCGGTGACAATCCATACCGCTGGCAAGATGTCACCTCTGACGAATTGTTCAAGGGCAAAAAGATAGTAGTCTTTTCATTGCCGGGCGCGTTTACGCCAACTTGTTCCGCGACCCACTTGCCCGGGTATGAAAAATCATATGATGAATTTCGCCAACTTGGCGTTGATGAAGTTTATTGCGTGAGCGTCAATGATGCTTTTGTCATGAACCAATGGGGTAAGCATCAGAAAGCAGAAAAGGTAAGACTGATCCCCGATGGTTCGGGTGAGTTTACCCGACAGATGGGTATGCTTGTCAAAAAAGATGATCTTGGCTTTGGCGAACGCTCATGGAGGTATAGTATGTATGTCGAAGACGGCGAGATCAAAGAAATCTTTGCCGAAGCCGGTTTTACCGACAACTGTCCTACCGATCCATTTGAGGTCAGTGACGCAGAGACGATGCTCAAGTACTTACGCGGACGCAAATAA